The region ACCAGGAATGTAACTGTTTAACTTGCAACAGCTTGTGGGTCGACATATACACACTCTCAGATGTTGAGATTGGATAGGAGGGCTCATGCTGTACTACCTGCAATCCAATGGACCCCACGGATTACCTGCCAGCAAGACTCCAATTTACGGTGTGCGCGAGGCGGTGGCTGAAAACTATTCGCCGATGGTCCGCCATATGCTGCCCCAGATGATCCGCAGCGGCCTGGTTCAGGGCAAGATTATGTTCCTGGGCCGATACCCGATGTGGATAAACGTCTACCGGAATCAAATTGTAAAGGGGGAATAATATGCCAAAATGTCCGAAGTGCGAGGCTGAGATAGATGAGCTTGATTGGTTCGAATCCGTGAGGGCGTACAGAGTCTTGACGGAGAGTGGGGAAATCATCGAGAAGGATAGCTCTGGCTTATTTGATGGCGACCCAGAGGTGCAATTCAACTGCCCCGTTTGTGATGAGGGCGGCGAATACCAGGAGATTATCCTGTAGCATGAGGAGGAAACGGATGAAAATCAAGGAACTGCTGGACATAGTCAATAGCGGATACCCGGACAACGGGCTCTCGGAATACTACGATGATCAGGGAAAGCCGAAGAAAGGCCACGGTGACGGCCTGGCACAGTTCGTGGTCATCGAGATATGCGAGACCTTAGAAGAGGATGGAGAGAACGACGACCAGCTATGGGAAGCCCGAAGGGTCATGACCGCGGCCATCGAGGAACTGCACGGCGTTTGTGAGGTCCTGCGAAAAGAGGAGAGGAGGATTCATGCCCAAAGAAAAGATTGATCAGAATCAGCATAAGACAAAGGCCGCCCAGATATGGGTGTCAATGAACCACAGTGAGCAAACGGGGGTCAGGTTTGGAATGTTTCCTGTGATGATGGTGGTCGCCGCTGAGAATGAAGGGTTCAATGGCCATGAGATTTGCCGGTCATTGATGGCCGTGGCCAAAGAACAGGAAAAATCGTGAAACTCTTATCCGACTACTTGGCCGAACCTTGGGACCCGGAGCACCGGAACCTGGACAGGGTGCTTGAGGCCGAGATCAAGAGACTGGCCGATGAGAAGGAACACCGCGAGTTAGTCGCTAAAATACGAAGGCTATGGAATGAATAAGGCCTAAAGGAGAGGAGAAAATTGAAAGAAGAGCAATTTGAGAAAGCCAAACGACTTGAGCGTGAAATCGAAAAGGCTAAAGATACAATCATTAGAATTAGCTCTCTAGGCCCCCAGGCAACCGTCCGGTTGTTTCCAAAGGATAGCCAGATAGGTTGCGTCTGTTTCTATGCAGAAGAGTCTCAAGGCATAATTCAGGGAATCATAGATGAAAAGGCGGCTCAGTTAAAGGCCCTCTTGGATGAATTCGAAGCGTTATGACCAATGGTAATTACAGAAGAGGAGGAGAAAATTGAATACCATAGTTCACCGTAAGGAGCTATTGGCGCTGGCCCGGAGTACGTCGTTGGCCACCGCCAAAGGAAGGCGCACCCTACCTGTTCTCGGATACCTGAGGATGGAAGCGCATAAGGATCGCTTGAATGTCAGGGCATTCAATCTTGACGTCCAGATCGAAGGGGAGTGCTCGGCAGTAGTCGCCAAGCCCGGAGCTATCTGTCTGGAAGCCAAGGTGTTGGTCGCCGCGCTCTCCAAGTTGAAGGATGAACGGATAATGATCAACGGGTCTCAGCTCAAAACGCAGTCCGCAACAATCCCCATTCCATCGATGAGCGCCGATGAATTCCCGCCGTCCCCTGAATTCAAGGCCACCGGTACAGTGGTCATCAACAAGCTGTCTGCCCACATTGCAGTTGTCCAACATGCGATGGCCACAGACGATTCACGGCCCGTGCTAAGGGCGATGCTCTTCGACTTCAAGCACAAGAAGTTAGTGGCTGCCGACGGCTTCCGCCTGGAAGTAGCCAGTGTTCCGATGACCGTATCCAAAGTGGATCGGATAATCGTTGATCGGGATGTAATTAGGATACTGCAATCCCTCAAGATCGACAAGGCTACGCTGTCCATCAGCCCGGAGGAACCAGCCGTGTACAAGAAAAACGATGACGGAACGGACAACATAGAAGAAGTCATTAAGCCATACGTCTCCCCATTTGTCCGGGTTACCGGGTTCTCTGACCCATCGTTAATCCTGACGTTCAGGCCAGTATCCGGTACGTACCCCAACTACCCGCAACTGATTCCGAAACCGGGGGCCATCAAGCATCGGCTGGCGGTAAACGCTGGGGAATTAAAAACCGCGCTCGCCACCTTATTTCCGACTCGCGGAGAGGCATCAGGCAGCATCATGAGGATGATCGGAGGCGACGGGATGCTGAGGCTATCTACCAAAACTGATGACGACACAGATGCAAAGTGTTGGATAGCGGCCACCGGCACGATCAAGACCGCCGTTAATCCAATCTATCTGCTGGATGTACTGGCAATGGTCAGCTCCTCCCAAGCAATAACCATCAAGACGATCAATGAGTCAAGCCCGATAATGATCAACACCCCGGGCAGAACATCGGTGATCATGCCGATGTTCGTCCAGTGGCCCGAAAAGAAACAGAAGGAGGTCAAAAGTGAAACCGAGCCAATTAGCCAGCCTGCTGGAGAAAGTGCTCCCTGCCCGGCATCCGATTCTGGTCAAGGGTAAGCCGGGAGTCGGCAAGACAAGCATAGCGGAGCAAGTGTGTGCCAAGCTCAAGTATGAACTGATGATCGAGCACCCCGTGGTCAGCGATCCAACAGACTACAAGGGCCTGCCGTTCGCTGTCAAGGGTGAGGCGAACTTCCTCCCATTCGCAAACCTGAAGCGGATGATGACGGCTACCCGGCCGCTTGTCGTGCTGCTGGATGATGTCGGACAGGCGCCGCCGTTGGTCCAGGCCAGTTTGATGCAGCTCTTGCTATCGAGATCCATCAACGGGAAATCGGTCTCCGAGTACGTCAGCTTCATGGCTTGCACCAACCGCCGGGCAGACAAGGCCGGGGTCAGTGGAATGCTCGAGCCGGTCAAGTCACGGTTCTGTACCATCGTCGAACTCGATGCGGACATTGACGACTGGGTAAAGTGGGCGCTCAACGCAGATATGCCCATGGAGTTGATCGCATTCCTCCGCTATCGCCCGAACCTGTTGTGCGACTTCAAGCCGACGGCTGAACTCACCAATAGCCCAAGCCCGCGAACTGCGCACAACATCGGAAAACTCATGAGGATCGGGTTGCCGCCGGAACTGGAATACGAAACATTCTCCGGCGCCGCTGGCGAGGGGTTCGCCTCTGAACTGATCGGGTTTCTCAAAATATGGCGTAACCTGCCGAGCCCGGACATGGTGATCATGGCACCGGACAAAGTAGAAGTACCAAAGGACATCGCCACGCTGTACGCGATCTGCGGAGCACTAGCCGCTAAGGCCGGACAGAACAGCTTCGCGAACATTATGAAATACGGAAATCGTATGCCGCCTGAGTTCAGCGTCCTGTTGACAAGGGACTGCTGCGCCAAGGAGCCCAGTCTGGTCAACACCAAGGCATTCGTCCGATGGGCAGAAGAGCATAAAGACTTTGTGATATAGGAGGTCTTATGACAACCACTCAGCTCGAACCTGCTATTGCGCGTGATCCAGAGGCACCCTGCTCAGAGTATTCCCCCGGCCCGGCAGAACAGGATGCTGATTGCCGAACCGATGGGCACTACCTATGCTCTGGATGTAAGAGAAAGAGAAAGACCTATAAGTTCAGCGAGTTGTCAAAGAGGGACCGGGATCGATTGGTTGACGAACATCGAGATATCAACGTAGCCTTTGACCAGTGGCACAAACCGATACTCGATGAATGGAAAGAGAAGTTAGCCGAACAGGGGTTCATAGAAGCCGAGATATTGTACCGGGGGTTCTGGAGCCAGGGGGACGGCGCTTGTTTTGACTGCAAGGACGTAGACATTGAAAAGTTCATCGCCGCAAACAAGGTGGAGATGATCTGCATGTTCTTTCCCCGGATGGATATCTTGCGGCAGGTTTCCGAAATCCTGAGCATGCACATCGTTGTCAGGGATACCTATTACTCCCACGAAAAGACCAGGCAAATGGACTTTAGTTGGGATACCCCGGGAAACGATTATCCAGGATTCGAGGAGTGGATAGACTCCGAGAAAGGCAGTGGCACGGTCAAGGCATTCGAGGAGTTCGTGGAAGCTAAACGCCTTGATCTATGCAAAGATATTTACCGCAGCCTGGAGGCAGACTACAACTATCAGACTTCCGATGAGACCGTGAAAGAAACGCTTGGTTATCAGGACTGGGAATACGATGAGAATGGAGACGAAATATAAAACGATGCAAAAGGAGGTTCCGGAATGACAACCGTAAACGGGAAACTGGGGGAACGGGCGATGATTGTCCGACTGACAATCGGGCAGTGGACCGCAAGACGCTTTGACAGGAAGGTCTCTCAGGAGGTCGCCGACACCCACAAGGCGGAGATGGACGCCGGTCGCTACAACAAGGTACTGATCGCTCGTAAGGAATTGAGCAAGATATCGGTGATCGTCGGACAGACTAGGGCCTACCATTACGCTCACACACTGCCATGGACGGATGAGGGCGGTCGGATACTGGCCTCCGCCTTGTTCTTCGACTACACCAAGGAAATGGCCGAATACAAGGCTAAATTCGAAAGATGCGTGACCGTGTTCATGGATAACTACGACCAGTACGTTCAGGACGCTGCACAACACCTGGGGAGCATGTTCGACGCCAAGGAATACCCACGAAAAGCCGAGCTGCGAAGCAAGTACAAGTTCGAGACCGACATCTACCAACTTCCCGAGGCCCGGGACTTCCGCGTTAACCTGCCGGACACTGAGGTTGAGATGATCAAGAAGCAGATCACCGCCAATCTCAGACAGGCGGCTGCCGAGGCCATGGCCGACCTCTGGAAACGGCTGTACGAGGTCGTCAACACGATGGCCGACAGACTCAGCACAAAAGACGCCATCTTCCGGGATAGCCTGTTTGGTAACGTGGTCGAGTTGACCCAACTCTTGCCGAAGATGAACATCACCGGAGATCCAAAGCTTGACGAAATGGTCAAGGACGTTGAGAAGAAGCTATGTATGGAGCCAGATGCCGTTAGGGATGATCCGAAGCTCCGCAAAAAAGTAGCCAAGTCAGCCGACGAGATTCTGGAGCAGATGAAGGGCTACGTGGGAGGAAGATAGATGCCGCACACAAAATTGCCATGGGGTGCAGGAAAACACCTCATCCAGCCAGCATCAAAAAGCATGCACGGGATATACGGCCCAAATGGGGAATTCATCGGGGCTGTCAATATATGGGAAGACGATCCGGCCCAGGCGCGGGAAAACGAGGAATTTATTCTTCGCGCTTGCAACTGCCATAGCGCTCTTGTGGAATCACTGGAGGAGACCCTACGAGCATTAGAAGCCCATCTGGATGAATCTTGCAGGGACCACAACATTAAACACAGAGATTTATTATGTTCATGCAACACGCATGAGGTCGTGAGGGCAAAATCCATCATAGCAAAGGTAAAGGGAGGAAGATGAACGCTCGAGAGATGCTGATCAAGGCACGCGCCGGGCTCGTGCTCCACTCTCCTTTCTGGGGGCACCTGGCATTGAAGCTGGAGCTGGTTGAAGACCGGACGATAGAGACCGCTTGTACTAACGGCATCACGCTCAGGTATAACCCCGATTTCATCGGTTCACTGCCATTCGAGGAAGTCAAGGGGGTAGTCGCTCACGAAGCCGCTCATCCAATGTGCGGACACCACACGAGGCGGGGTTCCAGGGATTCGAAACAGTGGAATTACGCCTGCGACCTGGCGATCAACCCGCTACTCGAGGAATCGGGGTTCGTGCTGCCGGCCGGAGCGCTTCGAGGTTCCCAGTTCAAGGATATGTACGCTGAACAAATCTACAACCTGCTACCGCCACCTGACCCGGATGGCGGCGGCCAAGAAGACAAGGGGAACGATCCGGGTGGGTGCGGCGGGGTCGAGGACGCCCCGGGAAAGGACGGATCAAAGGCAACTCCCTCAGAGATGGCCCAAGCCGAACAGGACTGGAAAGTAGCAGTCGCCCAGGCCGCGGCTCAAGCGAAAGGATGCGGTCCGCTGCCGGGAGGCGTCCAGCGACTCGTCGATGAGCTGCTGAATCCAAAGATATCCTGGCGAGACATGCTGCCGAAGTTTGTCGATGAAGCGGCAAAGAACGATTACAACTGGTCATCCCCGAATCGGAGATACATGCAGCAGGGGCTCTATCTCCCTTGCCTGAAGTCAAACGAGCTGAGAAGCGTCGTGCTGATGATGGACACCAGCGGATCAATCGGCAGGAACCAGGTCAACCAGTTCGGGGCCGAACTCTCCGGGATGCTCGAGGAATTCGATACGACATGCGTCGTGATCTACGCCGACTCAAAGGTCGCCGGCGTCGAAGAGTTCACCCGCAACGATCTGCCGCTTGATTTGCATCCGGCCGGTGGCGGAGGGACCGATTTTAAACCCGCTTTCCAGTACGTAGAAGACCATGGAATCAATCCGAGCTGTGCGATTTACCTGACGGACGGCGATTGTTTCGGTGGCTGGCCGGATGACCCGGGATACCCGGTTCTCTGGGTGGGAACCAAGAAGTTCGAGCCCCCGTTCGGGGACTTCGTAGAATTGAATTAAAGGAGAATCATGCTTGACTTAGGAACAATGGTAACTGCCCAGCACGACGGCATGGAGAAGTTCAGGGCGCTGGCCCTGGATGAAATGAGGATGTTCCTGGAGAATACTGACACAATGAGCAGTGTGGTGACCGATGTAGGATTCAAAAATGGAGCCGATTTTGCGCTGACGGTGGCCAACGCCTTCCGCTTCGGGATCGCCTGCGGCCTAGAGCTACAGGTGGTCGGCGGTAAACTTGAAAGGAGGAAGACTGATGCCCAAACAATCGCAGAAACTGTGGAGCCGGGAAGCGGCTCTCAACCACCTGCGGTCAGTTCGTAAACAATTGGAGCTTGCCGAAAAATCAAATAAGGACACCCTCATTCGCCTAGAGGCCATGAGCAAGCCACTTGCAGACCTGGAGGCGATGCTCAACCCAACGGTCAGGATGCCGCAAGCGCTTAAGAAGACACTGGCCTCAACCATCGAGCACGTTAAGAAAACCGAGGGCCGCCTGCGCAACTGGTCGATAACGGAGACCGAGCACCTACGGAAGGTCGCCGAAAAAGGGGGCAAGTAGGGGTTCTTGAAAAGTGGGCTATAGTAGGATATAATACCCACAACGAAAGGAGGTGCTGATGGAAGACCGAACGCGTCGTGTCAAGAAAGATATCCCTGAAGACCTGTGGCTAAGAGCCAAAGCGCAAGCAGCTATCAATAAGATGACGATCACGGAGTTCATCGCCCAAGCAGTTAAAAACGAACTGGCACGGGTTGGGGCGCTGCATTCCCCGATTAAAAAGTAGGCAGTAAGCCGCCCGGGAGAAGCGGCTTACGCAGGAGATAAAAAGGAGGAGAAGGGGAAACGAATCATCCTCAGAGTACCAAACCCTCATCCCAATGTCAACGGAGGTTTATGAATGACATAGAAACAGCTCTCCAGTTTGATGCCATGTGCATGGCGTTCGACGCCGCTCGCCAGATCGGGCAACTGGTAACAGAAACCGAAGATCAGTACCCAATTATTATCACAACGAAGGAGGAAAACTGAACATGTCTCCCATTAAAGGCCTCTCTGAAGTAAGACGCATGCCCCGTATAGGCAAGCTCCACACGGGGATCAAGAAAACGAGCGAGAAGTCAGGAAAAGAATACCCGGTCCAGGTCGACTATTTCGTGTTCCCTGAAGGGTACGCCGAAGCGCTCAGGAAAGCATTCGGCACCGATAAGCCCAAATCTCTCCCCATCCGCATTCCCAGCGAGGACGAAGAGCGCTGGGCAAACCAGTATTATCGCCACTATTCGAAGACGCGCGGACTTGTGTGCAAGGGCGATGGGGATATCGCTACTCGATTGATCGATCTTTCCACTGGTGAATGGTTTCTGTCCCCTGAATCAAAGAACGTCGGGATGAGAGATGTTCGGTGCAAGGGGCGTGAGTGCCCTGACTACTGCGAATCAAAGTGCAAAGAGGTTATGATGATGCAATTCATCGTCGATGCCGATATCCCAGGAATGGGTATCTGGCAGCTTGACACCAGCTCGATCAACGCCATACTGAACATCAACTCAGCAGCCGAGTTCATACGCTTCGTTTACGGCAAAGTCTCGATGATCCCGCTCACCTTGTCCCTGGAGCCGACGATGGTCAAGCGCCCGGACGGAAAGCAAACCGAAATGCCAATCCTCTACCTGCGGCCAAGAGAAGATGCCAGCATCAGTATGGGCAAACTGCTGGAGAGGGCCAAGGCTTTGGCACTCAAATCCGGCGAGCTGCCGATAGAAGCGGACGACGAGATCCCGGAAGTCGACGAATCGTACCCGGAGATGATAGCCCGTGACTCTCAGGCCCCGGTCGGTCAGGCACCAGCCCCGGAGATCGCTGGGCAAGAGACAGCCAAGAACCAGAAGGTCAGAAAGCCGAGGGCCAAGAAACCGCTGGAGACGACGGCAGCGCAACTTCCAGAGCCTGGCAAGGAACAAGTCCCAGTAGTAGCAAGTCCACCGGCGACGACAGCCAAAAAAGAGGAGCCGACAAAAGTGGCCGAGCCCCAGAAAACAAAAGCCCCACCCGAAGAGGAAGAAGACCCGGACTGGACGGCCTTGAAGAGCGCAACCGAAGACGACCTCAAGGATTGGCAGAAGTTCTTCGGCATTGCCTTCCGAATTCAGCAGGCAGGGGGGGCCAAGGTTGGTTCGGTGGCCGGTGTCTGCGGAGCGCTCGGCATCAAACAGATCAGCGACTGGAAAAAGACCAAGGAAGAAGCGTTGGCTGAGCTCTCCAAATTGAACGGTGTCAAGGACTGGAGAAAACTTTAAGTAAAGAGCGGAATGGGAAGGAGGATAAAACATGCGAAGTAGGCGACATCACAACAACGACGGAATGCGCCAAATAAAAACGGGTAACACGGAGAGAGGGGTGTGTAAACTTGCTGAGAAAATGAAGATTCCATACGATCCAAAAGTACAGGGAGTAGATAAAATAGACCAAGGTACCAGGAGATGCCCATACTGCCAGTATGATACCAGTAATCTGGCGCTCATCGAACAACTAATCACCTGGGAGTTATCGGCCGACCGTCAGGAACTCATTAAAACCTATTGGCATAAAGACTGCTACGATCTTCATCCATCAGAGAGGTAAGTTCTTATGACTAAACTCACGTTCGTCGAGGACGGCCACCTGTACTACGCCGATGGGCAACGTGTTCCATCGGTCACCCAGATACTGGAACCGTTCTTCTACATCATCGGCCATGACTCCGTTTTCGTGATCCCCCGGCCTGGGAAAGGACCATTCGGCCCAGTACGAATAGAGCGTAGTTATTGGGATCAGGCCGCCGAACTGGGGACCGCTGTCCACCTGGCGACAAGCCTCTACGATAGTGGCGAGCTGGACACCGACGACCTGGATGACCAAATACGACCGTACCTGGCCGCCTGGGACCGATTCAAACGCGATAATCAAGTGGAGATCATCGCCAACGAACAACGCTTATTCGATGAGCGCTTATGGTTCGCCGGCACCTGTGATCGGATCGCCAAGATGATGAGGGCTCCGATTAAAAGCAGGCGGCGAACAGTTCTCCTCGATATCAAAACCGGATCGGTGGTCGACCCGTGCTACGTCGGGATGCAGACCGCTGCCTACCAGCACATGGCCAATGATTACGGAGACCGTGGCGTCGAATGTCGGCTAACGGTGCAGCTCAAAAAGGACGGCACCTACTTGATGACGTGGATGGATGATCCGGGAGACTGGAACGACTTCGTAAGCTGCCTTAATATTTATCGAAGAAAGGAGAGATATGCCTGATATAGTGGATCAAATAATGGGTGCTGCCATTCCAAAACAACTGAAACTGATCCGTCTTTACGCCGTAACTCAATTAAAATATCGCCAACCCCTCGGAGATAAGGCGTGGGATGCCATAAATGAGATGACGGATTCAGAAACTACCGCAGCTATAGCATTCATTGGTGGTATGATGAGCGGTATACCAAATAGAAAAACACTGGAAAAGTTGATAGCATTTCCGATGTAAAGGAGAGATATGGATAACATAACAATCAAATGGCTCAGAGCACATTCAGCATGTGATGATGGAATAGACTGGTTCAAAGCATGCGGGGAAACGAATCCGATTAACACCATAAACAAACTCATAGAAACGAATCATCTTGATTGGGCTAACTGGCTAGTGACTCACCTGTTAGACAGCGATCAGAACGTGCAATATGCGATCTTTGCCGCTCGACAGGTGCTCTGTCATTGGGACAAGATTTACCCTGAGGATAATAGACCACTGAAGGCGATTGAAGCAGCGGAAAAATACTTAGGCGCTAATTCCGCCTGGGCCGCCGCCTGGGACGCCGCCGGGGACGCCGCCGGGGACGCCGCCGGGGCCGACAGGGCCGCCTGGGCCGCCGCCAGGGACGCCGCCAGGGACGCCGCCGGGGACGCCGCCGGGGCCGCCGGGAACGCCGCCAGGGCCGCCTGGGCCGCCAGGGACGCCGCCGGGGCCGCCGCATGGGCCTCCAGGGACGCCGCCGGGGCCGCCGCCAGGGACGCCGCCGGGGCCGCCGCATGGGCCTCCAGGGACGCCGCCGGGGCCGCCGCAATGATGATATCGATAATCAAATATGGATCTGCATTATTAGAGGAGAATCATGGAACGAAATGACGAAACGATCAAACAGGCACTGGTCGACACAGTTGTCCCCCCATCGGCCAGGACGACAATAGCCAAAAGCCCACCGATACCCGAACTGCTCCCTGACCTGACAATCGATACGCCGGAAGATTATAAATACTGGGGAGCACAGAGGGTTGTGGCCAACGATCAGATCAAGGAGCTCACCGCCGAGCGCCTCAAGATCACCAGGCCGATGGACGCGGCGAAGAAAGCGGTCATGGCATTCTTCGATCCGCCGATCTCGCTCAGGGAATCGTTCGTCGCGGTCATCGACCCGAAGTTAAGTGCCTTCAAGCGAAAGGAGCAAGCCGAAAAGGACCGAGTCAACCGGGAGGCGGCGGAAGCCGCTCGCCTCATTCAACAGAAGATGCTCAAAAGGGCTGAAGAAAAAGCCGCCAAGCTCCAGGCGAAGGGGGACACTGAGGGGGCCGCCGAACTCCTTAACCGATTGCCGTTGACTCCTGAGGTCCCAGCGTTTAAGCCGGCGTCAACGACCAAAGTCGCAGGATTAAGCACGTCAACCGTGTGGAAGGCGGAGATCACCGACCCAAAGTTGTTACTCGAGAAGCACCCGGAATACTTCCTCGACCAAAAGGTGCTGGACGTAATTACCTCCATGCTCTCGGGGATCGCCCGATCGACACGGGGCACCGCGGTGATCCCCGGAGTCCGGTTGTACCCTGAAGATGTGAACAGGAGTTGATGAGATGATAGGTACAGCAATAGAGACTGGAAAATACTGGGACCGGGCGTGGTCTTTGGTTGAAGGTTGCACGAAGGTTTCCCCCGGATGTGGCCACTGTTGGCTGCAAGCGATGGATAAGAGATTTCACCGCAATGAGTATGTAGTAGGGAGTAGTGGACTGGTATTTAAGTCCGCACCGAGATTCAGGGAAGACCGGCTAGGGGTCCCGCTCCATCGGAAGAAGCCTACGGTTTACTCGATCTGGAGCGATTTGTTCCATGAGGTAGTTACCTCCCATGATTTAGCAAGCGCCTTTATGACAATGGAACAATCAAATCAGCATACCTTTCTGTGCCTCACGAAACGTGTTGAGAGAATGGAATCTTTTGTATCTAAGTGGGCGACTCAACCTGAATTGCCTCCCTCTAATGGGTTATTAGTAGACAATATATGGCTCGGAGTCACCGCCGAGAACCAGGAGCAGGCAGACAAGCGGATTCCTCTGTTGCTACAGACTCCCGCCGCGCATCGATTCTTGTCAATAGAACCTCTTCTTTCACCAATCGACTTGACTGCATCTTATCCAGATGATTACTACCATTGCACATCATGCGGTCATCATGGGATTGATTCAGTCCAGCGCGAATGTATCAATTGCGGCGGGCGATCCGAGAACCCTGACAACGGAAATTGTTCCGTATGCGACACGGGTACGATGGCTGAGATATGCCCTGAGTGCGAGGGGAATGATTACAAAACGTCCAATGCGTATGCTCTGGTAGGCTCCTTCGTGAAGGAATACCG is a window of Dehalococcoidia bacterium DNA encoding:
- a CDS encoding DNA polymerase III subunit beta, with amino-acid sequence MNTIVHRKELLALARSTSLATAKGRRTLPVLGYLRMEAHKDRLNVRAFNLDVQIEGECSAVVAKPGAICLEAKVLVAALSKLKDERIMINGSQLKTQSATIPIPSMSADEFPPSPEFKATGTVVINKLSAHIAVVQHAMATDDSRPVLRAMLFDFKHKKLVAADGFRLEVASVPMTVSKVDRIIVDRDVIRILQSLKIDKATLSISPEEPAVYKKNDDGTDNIEEVIKPYVSPFVRVTGFSDPSLILTFRPVSGTYPNYPQLIPKPGAIKHRLAVNAGELKTALATLFPTRGEASGSIMRMIGGDGMLRLSTKTDDDTDAKCWIAATGTIKTAVNPIYLLDVLAMVSSSQAITIKTINESSPIMINTPGRTSVIMPMFVQWPEKKQKEVKSETEPISQPAGESAPCPASDSGQG
- a CDS encoding ATP-binding protein — its product is MKPSQLASLLEKVLPARHPILVKGKPGVGKTSIAEQVCAKLKYELMIEHPVVSDPTDYKGLPFAVKGEANFLPFANLKRMMTATRPLVVLLDDVGQAPPLVQASLMQLLLSRSINGKSVSEYVSFMACTNRRADKAGVSGMLEPVKSRFCTIVELDADIDDWVKWALNADMPMELIAFLRYRPNLLCDFKPTAELTNSPSPRTAHNIGKLMRIGLPPELEYETFSGAAGEGFASELIGFLKIWRNLPSPDMVIMAPDKVEVPKDIATLYAICGALAAKAGQNSFANIMKYGNRMPPEFSVLLTRDCCAKEPSLVNTKAFVRWAEEHKDFVI
- a CDS encoding DUF3150 domain-containing protein → MTTVNGKLGERAMIVRLTIGQWTARRFDRKVSQEVADTHKAEMDAGRYNKVLIARKELSKISVIVGQTRAYHYAHTLPWTDEGGRILASALFFDYTKEMAEYKAKFERCVTVFMDNYDQYVQDAAQHLGSMFDAKEYPRKAELRSKYKFETDIYQLPEARDFRVNLPDTEVEMIKKQITANLRQAAAEAMADLWKRLYEVVNTMADRLSTKDAIFRDSLFGNVVELTQLLPKMNITGDPKLDEMVKDVEKKLCMEPDAVRDDPKLRKKVAKSADEILEQMKGYVGGR
- a CDS encoding VWA-like domain-containing protein, which codes for MNAREMLIKARAGLVLHSPFWGHLALKLELVEDRTIETACTNGITLRYNPDFIGSLPFEEVKGVVAHEAAHPMCGHHTRRGSRDSKQWNYACDLAINPLLEESGFVLPAGALRGSQFKDMYAEQIYNLLPPPDPDGGGQEDKGNDPGGCGGVEDAPGKDGSKATPSEMAQAEQDWKVAVAQAAAQAKGCGPLPGGVQRLVDELLNPKISWRDMLPKFVDEAAKNDYNWSSPNRRYMQQGLYLPCLKSNELRSVVLMMDTSGSIGRNQVNQFGAELSGMLEEFDTTCVVIYADSKVAGVEEFTRNDLPLDLHPAGGGGTDFKPAFQYVEDHGINPSCAIYLTDGDCFGGWPDDPGYPVLWVGTKKFEPPFGDFVELN
- a CDS encoding DUF5131 family protein encodes the protein MIGTAIETGKYWDRAWSLVEGCTKVSPGCGHCWLQAMDKRFHRNEYVVGSSGLVFKSAPRFREDRLGVPLHRKKPTVYSIWSDLFHEVVTSHDLASAFMTMEQSNQHTFLCLTKRVERMESFVSKWATQPELPPSNGLLVDNIWLGVTAENQEQADKRIPLLLQTPAAHRFLSIEPLLSPIDLTASYPDDYYHCTSCGHHGIDSVQRECINCGGRSENPDNGNCSVCDTGTMAEICPECEGNDYKTSNAYALVGSFVKEYRMLPGIDWVIVGCETGPKRRPCNLEWIRAIRDQCKAAGVPLWVKGLEAPRMCGAYIGGTFLQHTNAIGPVHVSHDTAEWPKDLRIRQMPEGLR